The Erinaceus europaeus chromosome 16, mEriEur2.1, whole genome shotgun sequence genome includes a window with the following:
- the AAGAB gene encoding alpha- and gamma-adaptin-binding protein p34 isoform X2 — MWAGPASPAAWRRPAEAACAAMAARVPCALVASCSPACPGDRLVQHILGTEDPAPAAPGDQAAARFYPWTIDNKYYSADVRLCVVPGPGRVPPEAADCVQALVLCFDSSRKSGLDGVSAWLPLAEAWLPEVQILVCDRVCEDGVSRQQAQEWCIRHGFELVELSPQEVPEEDDDFPEPTGVKRIVQALNANVWSSVVMKAERSRGFSLLSSLAGAQPTTGTAEPCPAERPRVRGAETAGTPAQRGGARDPEAEVADGLPGRVLDPDIQELAGLAAGGGDLDNFQRLFSKLREMKDKAATLPHEQRKVHAEKVAKAFWMAIGGDRDEIEGLSSDEEH; from the exons atgtgggCGGGGCCGGCGTCCCCCGCCGCGTGGCGTCGCCCGGCGGAAGCGGCCTGTGCCGCCATGGCTGCGCGCGTCCCCTGCGCGCTGGTCGCCAGCTGCTCGCCCGCCTGCCCCGGGGACCGGCTGGTCCAGC ACATCCTGGGCACGGAAGACCCGGCCCCCGCGGCCCCCGGAGACCAGGCGGCGGCGCGCTTCTACCCCTGGACCATCGACAACAAGTACTACTCGGCCGACGTGCGGCTGTGCGTGGTGCCCGGCCCCGGACGCGTGCCCCCCGAGGCCGCAGACTGCGTGCAGGCCCTGGTGCTCTGCTTCGACAGCTCGCGG AAGTCCGGCCTGGACGGCGTCTCTGCGTGGCTCCCGCTGGCGGAGGCCTGGCTGCCCGAGGTGCAGATCCTGGTGTGCGACCGCGTGTGCGAGGACG GCGTGAGCCGGCAGCAGGCCCAGGAGTGGTGCATCAGGCACGGCTTCGAGCTGGTGGAGCTCAGCCCCCAGGAGGTGCCTGAGGAGGACG ATGACTTCCCGGAGCCCACGGGGGTCAAGCGGATCGTGCAGGCCTTGAACGCCAACGTGTGGTCCAGCGTGGTGATGAAAGCGG AGAGGAGCCGCGGCTTCAGCCTCCTGAGCTCCCTGGCGGGCGCGCAGCCAACCACAGGGACAGCCGAGCCCTGCCCCGCAGAG CGGCCCCGGGTGCGGGGAGCAGAGACGGCGGGGACCCCAGCCCAGCGGGGAGGAGCCCGTGACCCCGAGGCCGAGGTGGCGGATGGGCTGCCCG GCCGCGTGCTGGACCCGGATATCCAGGAGCTAGCCGGCCTCGCCGCGGGCGGGGGAGACCTGGACAACTTCCAGAGGCTCTTCTCCAAGCTGAGGGAGATGAAAG acAAGGCTGCGACACTGCCACACGAGCAGAGGAAAGTCCACGCAGAAAAG GTGGCCAAGGCTTTCTGGATGGCCATCGGGGGGGACAGAGACGAAATCGAGGGCCTCTCCTCCGACGAAGAGCACTGA
- the AAGAB gene encoding alpha- and gamma-adaptin-binding protein p34 isoform X1, translating into MWAGPASPAAWRRPAEAACAAMAARVPCALVASCSPACPGDRLVQHILGTEDPAPAAPGDQAAARFYPWTIDNKYYSADVRLCVVPGPGRVPPEAADCVQALVLCFDSSRKSGLDGVSAWLPLAEAWLPEVQILVCDRVCEDGVSRQQAQEWCIRHGFELVELSPQEVPEEDDDFPEPTGVKRIVQALNANVWSSVVMKAERSRGFSLLSSLAGAQPTTGTAEPCPAERPRVRGAETAGTPAQRGGARDPEAEVADGLPGRVLDPDIQELAGLAAGGGDLDNFQRLFSKLREMKGGQGFLDGHRGGQRRNRGPLLRRRALTAPGIPLGLRDTRPPPPWNPDGRAAHGPRQLGALSSPRLGVCGELVAEGRVCKYTSRALERRCVRLRLCEDRLAVQAGAVSWGPLCCGRPHPQGAPPPSWTLRAIREAGSGSGACSADIPSQG; encoded by the exons atgtgggCGGGGCCGGCGTCCCCCGCCGCGTGGCGTCGCCCGGCGGAAGCGGCCTGTGCCGCCATGGCTGCGCGCGTCCCCTGCGCGCTGGTCGCCAGCTGCTCGCCCGCCTGCCCCGGGGACCGGCTGGTCCAGC ACATCCTGGGCACGGAAGACCCGGCCCCCGCGGCCCCCGGAGACCAGGCGGCGGCGCGCTTCTACCCCTGGACCATCGACAACAAGTACTACTCGGCCGACGTGCGGCTGTGCGTGGTGCCCGGCCCCGGACGCGTGCCCCCCGAGGCCGCAGACTGCGTGCAGGCCCTGGTGCTCTGCTTCGACAGCTCGCGG AAGTCCGGCCTGGACGGCGTCTCTGCGTGGCTCCCGCTGGCGGAGGCCTGGCTGCCCGAGGTGCAGATCCTGGTGTGCGACCGCGTGTGCGAGGACG GCGTGAGCCGGCAGCAGGCCCAGGAGTGGTGCATCAGGCACGGCTTCGAGCTGGTGGAGCTCAGCCCCCAGGAGGTGCCTGAGGAGGACG ATGACTTCCCGGAGCCCACGGGGGTCAAGCGGATCGTGCAGGCCTTGAACGCCAACGTGTGGTCCAGCGTGGTGATGAAAGCGG AGAGGAGCCGCGGCTTCAGCCTCCTGAGCTCCCTGGCGGGCGCGCAGCCAACCACAGGGACAGCCGAGCCCTGCCCCGCAGAG CGGCCCCGGGTGCGGGGAGCAGAGACGGCGGGGACCCCAGCCCAGCGGGGAGGAGCCCGTGACCCCGAGGCCGAGGTGGCGGATGGGCTGCCCG GCCGCGTGCTGGACCCGGATATCCAGGAGCTAGCCGGCCTCGCCGCGGGCGGGGGAGACCTGGACAACTTCCAGAGGCTCTTCTCCAAGCTGAGGGAGATGAAAG GTGGCCAAGGCTTTCTGGATGGCCATCGGGGGGGACAGAGACGAAATCGAGGGCCTCTCCTCCGACGAAGAGCACTGACCGCTCCCGGCATCCCACTCGGCCTCAGAGACACTCGTCCACCCCCTCCCTGGAACCCCGATGGCCGAGCAGCTCACGGGCCTCGCCAGCTTGGGGCTCTGTCCTCCCCGCGGCTGGGGGTGTGCGGGGAGCTGGTGGCAGAAGGCAGAGTCTGCAAATACACTTCTCGTGCTCTAGAAAGGCGTTGCGTGCGGCTCAGGCTCTGTGAGGACCGGCTGGCCGTCCAGGCCGGGGCTGTGTCCTGGGGTCCCCTCTGCTGTGgacgcccccacccccagggagcaCCTCCTCCATCCTGGACCCTGAGGGCCATAAGGGAGGCGGGATCAGGGTCCGGTGCCTGCTCGGCGGACATCCCGTCCCAGGGGTGA